A DNA window from Bacteroides cellulosilyticus contains the following coding sequences:
- a CDS encoding macro domain-containing protein, with amino-acid sequence MANITFHKGNIFNTKMQTIVNTVNCVGVMGKGIALVFKLRYPDMFEKYKELCQSKLIGIGKLWLYKSESCPQWVLNFPTKFHWKYPSKIEYLEAGLQKFVDTYKEKGITSIAFPLLGTHNGGLNKVEVLDLMYKYLEKCNITIEIYEYDPLSPDDIFDNFKEKWNCISYSEKKNIMGNRLTKQIEIIDKAINEDQIKSMISLIEYQGIGFTTIQKCFDLVMSCKIKPTLDF; translated from the coding sequence ATGGCTAATATAACTTTTCATAAAGGTAATATCTTCAACACCAAGATGCAGACTATTGTAAATACAGTTAACTGTGTAGGTGTCATGGGGAAAGGTATTGCGCTTGTATTCAAGTTGCGATACCCAGATATGTTCGAAAAATACAAAGAGCTATGTCAGTCAAAGTTAATTGGTATAGGAAAGCTTTGGCTCTATAAATCAGAATCATGCCCTCAATGGGTGCTTAACTTTCCGACAAAATTTCACTGGAAATACCCAAGCAAGATTGAATATCTTGAAGCAGGTCTTCAAAAATTCGTGGACACATATAAAGAAAAAGGGATAACTTCAATAGCCTTTCCTCTCTTGGGAACCCATAATGGAGGTTTGAACAAGGTTGAAGTACTTGATCTTATGTATAAGTATTTGGAGAAATGCAATATAACCATTGAAATATATGAATATGATCCACTTTCTCCAGATGACATATTTGATAATTTCAAAGAGAAGTGGAACTGTATTTCGTACTCAGAGAAAAAAAATATCATGGGTAATCGTTTGACGAAGCAAATTGAAATTATTGATAAGGCAATCAATGAAGATCAGATAAAGTCAATGATTTCACTGATTGAATATCAAGGAATAGGTTTTACGACCATCCAAAAATGTTTTGACCTTGTGATGAGTTGCAAAATTAAACCAACTTTAGATTTTTAA
- a CDS encoding helix-turn-helix domain-containing protein, translating to MPRGNYTIQRSCEECGKIFTPSTLMSKYCCPACSKRAYKKRQIAKEKEAVRQALVRRIPSSKGYLTVKESMLIYGISKDVLYRMIRQGLIPSYNFGQRLTRISRQYMDEHFKTKVGSRKRKKEALSFEPKDCYTIGEIAKKFHINDSSVFKHIRRHSIPTRQIGNYVYVPKSEIDKLYKSL from the coding sequence ATGCCAAGAGGAAATTACACCATTCAAAGAAGTTGCGAGGAGTGTGGTAAAATCTTTACTCCTTCCACATTGATGTCAAAGTATTGTTGTCCTGCTTGTTCCAAGAGGGCATACAAGAAAAGGCAAATCGCAAAAGAGAAAGAGGCGGTACGTCAAGCATTGGTCAGGCGAATCCCATCTAGTAAGGGGTACCTGACAGTTAAAGAGTCTATGCTGATTTACGGTATTAGCAAAGATGTACTTTATCGTATGATACGGCAGGGCTTGATACCATCATACAATTTTGGTCAGCGTCTGACACGCATTAGTCGGCAGTATATGGATGAACACTTCAAAACAAAGGTTGGCAGTAGAAAGAGAAAAAAGGAAGCATTGTCCTTTGAACCCAAAGACTGTTACACCATCGGAGAGATCGCAAAGAAGTTCCATATCAATGACAGCAGTGTATTTAAGCACATACGCCGTCATTCTATTCCTACACGCCAAATCGGTAACTATGTTTATGTTCCCAAATCTGAAATTGATAAATTATATAAGTCGTTATGA
- a CDS encoding MobC family plasmid mobilization relaxosome protein yields MKEKKLGGRPKLASYQKRTKCFRVMFTENDYIYIQSKAEQAGLSVNEFCHQAAMDCQVCQRISPEMASTIRDLSGIANNVNQIAHQMHTYGLDTVKQQCFSIISEVSRIITQVKNNSHDSED; encoded by the coding sequence ATGAAGGAGAAGAAACTTGGCGGTCGCCCTAAGTTGGCGAGTTATCAGAAACGCACGAAATGTTTTCGGGTAATGTTTACCGAGAACGACTATATCTATATCCAATCCAAAGCGGAACAGGCAGGATTGTCTGTCAATGAATTTTGCCATCAGGCGGCAATGGATTGTCAGGTCTGTCAGCGCATCAGTCCGGAAATGGCATCGACAATCCGTGACCTTTCCGGTATAGCCAATAATGTCAACCAGATTGCCCATCAGATGCACACTTATGGTTTGGATACAGTCAAACAACAATGCTTTTCAATCATATCAGAAGTCAGTAGAATTATCACCCAAGTAAAGAATAATAGCCATGATAGCGAAGATTAA
- the mads1 gene encoding methylation-associated defense system helix-turn-helix domain-containing protein MAD1, whose protein sequence is MAYKVNSLEEMPNALSYLIESVEVLQSKVNALQHKQTSNSPKWMDIDELCAYLPSHPAKQTVYGWVSTKQIPVHKINKALAFLQSEIDDWLKNKSHKTQDDLMEEARRFVESKKIIR, encoded by the coding sequence ATGGCTTATAAAGTAAATTCATTGGAGGAAATGCCGAATGCGTTGTCCTACTTGATTGAGTCCGTAGAAGTACTGCAATCCAAAGTAAATGCCTTGCAACATAAACAGACAAGTAATTCACCTAAGTGGATGGATATAGATGAGCTTTGCGCTTATCTTCCATCACATCCAGCCAAGCAAACGGTTTATGGATGGGTATCAACCAAACAGATTCCCGTACATAAAATAAATAAAGCGTTGGCTTTTCTGCAATCAGAGATTGATGATTGGTTGAAGAACAAATCGCATAAGACACAGGATGACTTAATGGAAGAAGCCAGACGATTTGTCGAATCTAAAAAGATTATCAGATGA
- a CDS encoding relaxase/mobilization nuclease domain-containing protein — MIAKIKTRTDFGGIVNYANDQKNKKKCATLLAHESVCAISNKTIADSFQIQASMRPKVKSPVKHVSLAFSSQDISRFPDNEEGDALMVEIAKKWMEQMGISNTQYIIARHHDTKHPHCHLVFNRIDNEGNLISDSNERIRNTKVCRALTKEYGLYFAPKNSKARNKSRLRPHQLRKYNLRSSTLDALAISHSWYDFFHVLKSQGIDLRFNHAENSDKIRGVSFCMDEFSIAGSKLDTDLSFNRLCTTLGSVTAELILQPHQSITSGAGGGTSNEQGWRDDKDKEKQRYDPFYKPSRRRR, encoded by the coding sequence ATGATAGCGAAGATTAAAACAAGAACGGATTTTGGAGGAATTGTGAATTACGCCAATGACCAAAAGAACAAGAAGAAGTGTGCCACACTTTTAGCACACGAAAGTGTCTGTGCCATCAGCAATAAAACCATAGCCGATTCTTTTCAGATACAAGCGTCCATGCGCCCGAAAGTAAAAAGTCCGGTGAAACACGTATCACTTGCTTTTTCTTCGCAAGACATTAGCCGTTTCCCCGATAACGAAGAAGGAGATGCGCTGATGGTGGAGATAGCCAAGAAATGGATGGAGCAAATGGGGATTAGCAATACTCAATATATCATAGCCCGACATCACGATACGAAACATCCTCATTGTCATTTGGTGTTCAATCGGATAGACAATGAAGGCAATCTCATTTCCGACAGCAATGAAAGAATACGTAATACTAAAGTATGTCGGGCTTTGACTAAAGAATATGGATTGTACTTTGCCCCTAAAAATAGTAAAGCCAGAAATAAGAGTCGTTTACGTCCTCATCAACTACGGAAGTATAATCTCCGTTCCTCTACTCTTGATGCGTTAGCAATATCTCACTCATGGTATGACTTCTTTCATGTTCTTAAAAGTCAAGGGATAGATTTGCGATTTAATCATGCTGAAAACTCTGACAAGATACGTGGAGTCTCCTTTTGTATGGATGAATTTAGCATTGCAGGTTCTAAACTTGATACTGACCTTAGCTTCAATCGCCTTTGTACAACACTGGGCAGTGTGACCGCAGAACTTATTTTACAACCTCACCAATCCATCACTTCCGGTGCAGGTGGAGGAACCAGCAATGAACAAGGATGGCGAGATGACAAAGACAAGGAAAAACAAAGATATGACCCTTTTTATAAACCCTCAAGACGTAGAAGATAA
- a CDS encoding BT4734/BF3469 family protein: protein MMETTDYCFSFFRKPIQNIEPIRAVGIVDVYRYIIGHYAQPQTETLRSMQSSPEAKRYKATHFDYCTFSGLFCKRNEKELIMHSGLMCLDFDHVENIVELKQQLLNHEYFDTELLFVSPSGNGLKWIIPVDLKGWEHSRYFKAVANCIKATGLPLVDMSGSDVARSCFLPYDPQAYINPKYKDDVEENIFRPRLGECPF, encoded by the coding sequence ATGATGGAAACAACAGACTATTGTTTTTCATTCTTTCGCAAGCCCATTCAAAACATCGAACCGATAAGGGCGGTAGGTATTGTGGATGTGTATCGTTATATCATCGGGCATTATGCGCAACCGCAAACCGAAACCCTGCGTTCGATGCAATCTTCTCCCGAAGCAAAAAGATACAAAGCCACTCATTTTGACTATTGCACTTTTTCGGGATTATTTTGCAAGCGCAATGAGAAGGAACTGATTATGCACTCAGGATTGATGTGTTTGGATTTCGACCATGTGGAGAATATCGTGGAGCTAAAACAGCAATTGCTCAATCATGAATATTTTGATACGGAACTGTTATTTGTCAGTCCATCCGGTAATGGATTGAAGTGGATAATACCTGTTGATTTGAAAGGTTGGGAACATTCCCGGTATTTTAAGGCTGTTGCCAACTGTATCAAAGCAACAGGTTTGCCATTAGTGGATATGTCCGGCAGTGATGTGGCTCGTTCATGCTTCTTACCCTACGACCCACAAGCATATATTAACCCTAAATACAAAGATGATGTCGAAGAAAATATTTTCCGCCCAAGATTGGGAGAATGTCCCTTCTGA
- a CDS encoding site-specific integrase → MKKALPNTKVTVKLRRSNYKEEWYLIIESYPVYKRGSKRASRVVESINRTISTPVWDKSSIARILPDGTFNYKPKRDLNGIIQCRSTIDQEACIYADNVRKLRQHEYDSAILYTDKENEIAAQNERSEQDFIKYFNSIISTRHPNSSDSIIVNWRRVGELLKMYSQGQPIPFKAISVKLLEDIKMFLLRAPMGGNKKGTISQNTASTYFSILKAGLKQAFIGEYLTVDISAKVKGITNIEKPRVALTMNEVQMLVDTPCKDDVLKRAFLFSILTGLRHSDIQTLKWKQIQQTSKGTWQAVVIQQKTKRPDYKPVIQQALQLCGERSSNDEALVFEGLTDASWISRPLKVWIEASGIKKHITFHCGRHSYASLLLENGVDIYTIKSLMGHTNVKTTQIYTHIVNEQKEKAANTLYIENLAL, encoded by the coding sequence ATGAAGAAAGCATTACCTAATACCAAAGTGACCGTCAAGCTCAGAAGGTCGAACTACAAAGAAGAGTGGTATTTGATTATAGAATCATACCCGGTTTATAAGCGAGGTTCTAAACGGGCAAGTCGTGTGGTGGAATCCATTAACCGGACTATATCCACACCTGTTTGGGATAAATCGTCCATTGCACGCATTTTGCCAGATGGAACATTCAACTATAAGCCTAAGCGTGATTTGAATGGAATTATCCAATGTCGTTCAACCATAGACCAAGAGGCTTGTATCTATGCTGACAATGTTCGTAAGTTACGCCAACACGAATACGATAGTGCCATCCTATACACTGATAAGGAAAATGAAATCGCTGCACAGAATGAGCGGAGCGAACAGGATTTTATCAAGTATTTCAATAGTATTATAAGCACACGTCATCCCAACAGTTCTGATTCAATAATAGTCAATTGGAGGCGTGTAGGCGAATTATTGAAAATGTATTCGCAAGGGCAGCCAATTCCATTCAAGGCAATTTCCGTTAAACTGCTTGAAGACATTAAGATGTTCCTTCTCCGTGCTCCAATGGGAGGGAATAAGAAAGGTACCATCTCACAAAACACGGCATCGACTTATTTCTCTATACTCAAAGCTGGATTGAAACAGGCATTCATTGGTGAATATCTGACCGTTGATATAAGCGCGAAAGTAAAGGGAATAACAAATATAGAGAAACCTCGTGTTGCGCTTACCATGAATGAAGTGCAAATGTTGGTTGATACTCCTTGCAAGGATGATGTTTTGAAACGTGCGTTCTTGTTCTCTATTCTCACTGGATTGCGGCATAGTGATATTCAAACTTTGAAATGGAAACAAATTCAGCAAACAAGTAAGGGCACATGGCAAGCAGTCGTAATTCAGCAAAAGACAAAAAGGCCCGATTACAAGCCAGTCATTCAACAAGCCCTTCAATTATGCGGTGAACGCTCAAGCAATGACGAAGCTCTCGTTTTTGAAGGATTGACTGATGCCTCTTGGATTTCCCGTCCTCTGAAAGTTTGGATAGAAGCATCTGGCATCAAAAAACATATCACCTTCCATTGCGGGAGACATAGCTACGCTTCGCTATTATTGGAAAACGGTGTTGACATATACACCATCAAGTCTTTGATGGGACATACAAACGTCAAAACTACGCAGATTTATACGCATATCGTAAATGAACAAAAAGAGAAAGCCGCCAATACGCTGTATATAGAGAATTTGGCTTTATAG
- a CDS encoding DUF3987 domain-containing protein, which yields MSKKIFSAQDWENVPSEIQQTYMPSIAPIYNKVAEDVECVVREIEQRAIDIAPSYKDWVELGFALVDGLGENGREYYHRISRFYPAYQREETDKQYTHCLQSKGQGITIRSFFHLANQAGISLAPFGKEHLSILPNIQNGKTGKWIKSEEELPTFPECVFEHLPPFLNEVVNNSISVDDRDTILIGAIVCLSVCFHNICGVYDERIVYPNLYLFVVADAGMGKGALTLCRELVAPINRHLHELSKRLEQEYKEAMNAYIKGKKDSGRSMPAEPPMRMLVIPANSSASSFLKILGDNDGIGLLFESEGDTLSQALKSDYGNYSDVLRKAFHHELVSLSRRKDREYCEVANPRVSVALAGTPEQVRRLIPDAENGLMSRFCFYIIRFKRGIRNVFATSDISQSKNAMFKLLGDKFCHLHEDFVRQGNYSFSLPSDLQEHFIEYLSRVNEECCDEVDNKMQGVVRRMGLIAYRIMMVLTAVRHLENVHRNSSSLDETEQLVCHEYDYSIAMSICETLLYHAVFIYQNLSGNQSKRFNSASQEIGVYARRNTLYNMLPDTFTKKDYDALVSSLGENGSTANKWIEAFIKDGKLCRIEQGKYRKIF from the coding sequence ATGTCGAAGAAAATATTTTCCGCCCAAGATTGGGAGAATGTCCCTTCTGAAATACAGCAGACATATATGCCAAGTATTGCTCCTATATATAATAAGGTGGCGGAAGATGTGGAATGTGTTGTCCGGGAGATAGAACAACGTGCCATTGATATAGCACCCTCCTACAAAGATTGGGTAGAGTTGGGTTTTGCTCTTGTGGATGGCTTGGGAGAGAACGGACGGGAGTATTACCATCGCATCAGTCGGTTTTATCCAGCCTATCAAAGGGAAGAAACAGACAAACAATATACGCATTGTCTGCAATCCAAAGGACAAGGCATTACTATCCGTTCTTTCTTCCATTTGGCAAATCAAGCCGGAATCTCATTGGCTCCGTTCGGCAAAGAACATTTATCCATTTTACCAAATATCCAAAATGGTAAAACGGGTAAATGGATAAAGTCAGAGGAAGAACTTCCTACATTTCCTGAATGTGTGTTTGAGCATCTTCCTCCTTTTCTAAATGAGGTTGTCAATAACTCCATTTCGGTAGATGACCGTGATACGATACTGATTGGGGCTATTGTGTGTTTGTCGGTATGCTTTCATAATATTTGTGGTGTGTACGATGAGCGTATTGTTTATCCGAATCTATACCTATTCGTTGTGGCAGATGCCGGTATGGGAAAAGGAGCATTGACCTTATGCCGAGAACTTGTAGCTCCCATCAACCGCCATTTGCATGAACTTTCAAAACGATTGGAACAGGAATACAAGGAAGCGATGAATGCTTATATCAAAGGCAAGAAAGATAGTGGAAGGTCTATGCCAGCCGAGCCGCCCATGCGTATGCTTGTCATTCCTGCCAATAGCAGCGCAAGCTCTTTCTTGAAGATATTGGGAGATAATGACGGAATAGGACTGTTGTTTGAATCGGAAGGCGATACGTTAAGCCAGGCTTTGAAGTCGGACTATGGCAATTATTCCGATGTGTTGCGAAAGGCATTTCATCATGAGTTGGTCAGTTTGAGCCGTCGCAAGGATAGGGAGTATTGCGAGGTGGCTAATCCGAGGGTTTCTGTAGCTTTGGCTGGAACTCCCGAACAGGTAAGAAGATTGATACCTGATGCGGAAAACGGATTGATGAGTCGCTTTTGCTTCTATATCATCCGCTTCAAACGAGGCATAAGAAATGTGTTTGCCACAAGCGACATCTCCCAATCTAAAAATGCAATGTTCAAACTATTGGGAGATAAATTCTGCCATCTGCATGAGGATTTTGTACGGCAGGGAAATTATTCCTTTTCCCTTCCCTCCGATTTACAGGAACACTTTATTGAATATCTCAGCCGTGTGAATGAGGAGTGTTGTGACGAAGTAGATAACAAGATGCAAGGTGTAGTCAGACGGATGGGACTGATTGCTTATCGTATAATGATGGTGTTGACCGCTGTCCGGCATTTGGAGAATGTACATCGTAATTCTTCCTCACTTGACGAGACAGAGCAATTGGTTTGCCATGAGTATGACTATTCTATAGCCATGAGTATTTGCGAAACCTTACTTTATCATGCCGTATTCATTTATCAGAATTTGTCAGGAAATCAGTCCAAACGATTCAATTCCGCTTCGCAAGAGATTGGCGTTTATGCACGAAGGAATACCCTTTATAATATGTTACCCGATACTTTCACAAAGAAGGATTATGATGCACTGGTTTCATCTTTGGGCGAAAATGGAAGTACGGCAAACAAGTGGATAGAAGCCTTTATTAAAGATGGTAAGCTATGCCGGATAGAGCAGGGGAAATATAGGAAGATTTTTTGA